From a region of the Osmia lignaria lignaria isolate PbOS001 chromosome 10, iyOsmLign1, whole genome shotgun sequence genome:
- the IntS3 gene encoding integrator complex subunit 3 isoform X2 has translation MEQAKTPASRLLSTSCIENKDDLEEKFERCYTVLQNLTAGLSEKEAHDTLNNAVCKDKTHEEVSLGLLVVILTDPQSAAKSYRDLTLITRDGLAIVLGHLNQLVLERYLRLNDVTRSQLLWLLREMIRTSVASVDNLCLSLLRHAAGGDISPRNLFLVDALLDIFQENRPWLDKFPFLVASIVYTYLRLIEDHNAPHLSGLRQKEVTFTVSLIRERMVDCLVIGRDLVRLLQNVARIPEFEALWKDMLLNPKSLCPNFNGVLQLLQTRTSRRFLQSRLTPDMERKLVFLTSQVRFGNHKRYQDWFQRQYLATPESQSLRCDLIRFIVGVIHPTNELLCSDIIPRWAVIGWLFTTCTSTVAASNAKLALFYDWLFFEPEKDNIMNIEPAILVMHNSMRSHPPVTATLLDFLCRIIPNFYPPLTEKVRNGIFSSLRQILEKRVLPSLYPLFDSPKLDRELRSKIRETFKEFCLPPNADPGKMEELNKDLTPGAILENAANAPVENNHVNQDPEPAFSDEEEEIPLRIVTKVEEEDEEDVPLANVKLKNEQKNTNCVVKKEDITSQLNLILEPELRTAVDSLHSETDNEVRCQTMERIVQMVVEDEIDAETIPGLASCISTILSSQITSQIFPTDNLNEEALTDSISTPLFVMFRNQFQLCKEEDNRRKLLARVLAEMQNVQSRIGYLLLYFLKVWGREEEKREGEPSNVLNDVKASVYKDFCAHREKKLDACLVSDLKLCHEDNIFMLCYLVPDIYMGFQNVTLGNVQLLHLVVSTVDACQLQELVCQIMQGHLKMLKKESFTSLLTASLNWETFEQYCFWQLIFAHDFPIDYVLPVLPKLQFRDHAEALTSILLMLKQEKPTLELLRQLLARQNVDGDMFVVAALRYWCRDYEEKLGELLANLLSTRYPATSPNKRKRSGGKHNQQPGPPSGEQVLGHLDQLRQHCTSSAELQLYHSEGMQRALQQAQAASSDSLRKSYGDLFALAEVNEENEPPPPPPTSSARKHAAASTGAGGGAGKGGHRKTGANTRERSSSKRPPPRYHLTSTSSSEEEEIVNLKQAKKRKKINPVGSDSD, from the exons ATGGAACAGGCGAAAACTCCCGCGTCCCGGCTACTTAGCACGAGTTGCATAGAGAATAAGGACGACTTGGAAGAG AAATTTGAAAGATGTTATACAGTGCTTCAGAACCTGACTGCAGGACTGTCAGAAAAAGAAGCCCATGATACGCTAAACAATGCTGTGTGTAAGGATAAAACACACGAAGAAGTTTCATTAGGGTTGTTGGTAGTCATTCTGACAGATCCCCAGAGTGCTGCAAAAAGTTATAGAGACTTGACATTAATTACCAGAGATGGTCTTGCAATTGTATTAGGACATCTTAATCAATTAGTACTTGAAAGATACCTGCGACTGAATGATGTGACCAGAAGTCAGCTATTATGGCTCCTAAGAGAAATGATAAGAACTAGTGTAGCTAGTGTGGATAATCTTTGTTTAAGTTTATTAAGGCATGCAGCTGGTGGAGATATTTCaccaagaaatttatttttagttgatGCACTTTTAGATATTTTTCAAGAGAATAGGCCTTGGTTGGATAAGTTTCCTTTTTTAGTAGCATCTATTGTTTATACTTATTTGCGATTAATAGAAGATCATAATGCACCTCATTTATCCGGTTTGCGTCAGAAAGAAGTTACCTTTACTGTATCTCTGATAAGAGAACGTATGGTTGATTGCTTAGTTATTGGAag gGATTTGGTACGcttattgcaaaatgttgccCGAATACCGGAGTTCGAGGCACTTTGGAAAGATATGCTTCTAAATCCAAAATCACTTTGCCCAAATTTTAACGGAGTCCTTCAACTTTTACAAACTAGAACTTCTAGAAGGTTTCTACAATCGAGACTTACTCCAGATATGGAAAGAAAACTAGTATTTTTAACAAGTCAAGTTCGTTTTGGTAATCACAAACGATACCAAGATTGGTTTCAAAGGCAGTACCTGGCCACACCAGAATCGCAGTCATTACGATGCGATCTTATACGATTTATCGTTGGTGTTATTCATCCGACAAATGAGTTGTTGTGTTCAGATATTATACCGCGGTGGGCAGTAATAGGCTGGTTATTCACCACTTGCACATCAACCGTAGCTGCAAGTAACGCTAAGTTGGCATTATTTTATGATTGGTTATTTTTTGAGCCAGAAAAAGATAATATTATGAATATCGAACCGGCAATTCTTGTAATGCACAATTCTATGAGATCCCATCCACCTGTCACTGCCACATTGCTAGACTTTTTATGTAGG ATTATACCAAACTTTTACCCACCTTTAACCGAGAAAGTGAGGAATGGAATCTTTTCGTCGTTAAGACAGATTTTAGAGAAAAGGGTTTTGCCAAGTCTTTATCCTCTATTTGACAGTCCGAAGTTAGATCGCGAATTAAGGAGTAAAATAAGAGAAACGTTTAAGGAATTCTGCTTACCACCTAATGCAGATCCCG GTAAAATGGAGGAACTTAATAAGGATCTTACACCAGGAGCCATACTGGAGAATGCAGCAAATGCGCCAGTTGAAAACAATCACGTAAATCAAGACCCAGAACCAGCTTTCagtgatgaagaagaagagatacCGCTAAG GATAGTGACTAAAGTAGAagaagaggatgaagaagatGTTCCATTAGCGAATGTGAAATTGAAGAACGAACAGAAAAATACAAACTGTGTTGTGAAAAAAGAAGACATTACATCtcagttaaatttaattttagaaccAGAATTAAGGACTGCTGTGGACAGTTTGCACAGTGAAACAGACAATGAAGTGAGGTGTCAGACAATGGAAAGGATAGTACAAATGGTGGTAGAAGATGAAATAGACGCGGAAACTATACCAGGATTGGCTTCTTGCATATCAACTATCTTATCCTCACAAATTACCTCCCAAATATTTCCAACAGATAATTTGAATGAAGAAGCCTTGACTGATAGTATAAGCACACCGTTGTTCGTTATGTTTCGAAATCAGTTTCAGTTGTGTAAAGAAGAGGACAATAGGCGGAAGCTTCTAGCTCGGGTATTAGCAGAGATGCAAAACGTCCAATCAAGAATAGGTTATCTTTTACTTTACTTTTTGAAAGTATGGGGCAGGGAAGAAGAAAAGCGAGAAGGTGAACCAAG CAATGTATTAAATGATGTTAAGGCGTCGGTATATAAAGATTTTTGTGCACATCGAGAAAAGAAGTTAGATGCCTGTTTGGTATCTGATTTAAAG ctGTGCCACGAGGATAACATATTTATGCTTTGTTATCTTGTGCCTGATATATACATGGGATTTCAAAATGTGACTTTAGGAAATGTTCAGTTATTGCATTTGGTGGTGTCGACCGTTGATGCATGTCAATTACAAGAATTAGTCTGTCAAATAATGCAAGGTCACTTAAAAATGTTAAAGAAGGAATCGTTTACGTCATTATTAACAGCAAGTTTAAATTGGGAAACATTTGAACAATACTGTTTTTGGCAACTTATTTTTGCCCACGACTTTCCAATCGATTATGTACTGCCTGTTTTACCTAAACTACAATTCCGTGACCATGCAGAAGCATTAACATCGATATTGCTTATGCTGAAACAAGAAAA GCCAACGTTAGAACTTTTACGACAATTGCTTGCACGACAAAACGTGGACGGAGACATGTTCGTTGTAGCAGCGTTACGTTATTGGTGTCGCGATTACGAAGAAAAACTTGGAGAATTGCTTGCGAATCTTTTAAGCACTCGTTATCCTGCTACTAGtccaaataaaagaaaacgatcGGGTGGTAAACACAACCAACAACCTGGTCCACCCAGCGGTGAACAGGTCCTTGGGCATTTGGATCAATTACGACAACATTGCACATCGTCTGCTGAATTGCAGCTGTATCATTCCGAAGGAATGCAAAGAGCTTTGCAACAAGCACAAGCGGCTAGTAGCGATTCGTTAAGAAAAAGTTATGGAGATTTATTCGCTCTGGCGGAAGTTAACGAGGAAAATGAGCCTCCCCCACCTCCGCCAACAAGTTCAGCACGAAAACATGCAGCAGCGTCGACTGGAGCCGGCGGAGGTGCTGGTAAAGGAGGTCATAGAAAAACTGGTGCTAATACGAGGGAAAGATCTAGTTCCAAAAGGCCGCCTCCTCGATATCATCTTACCAGTACATCTAGCAGTGAG GAGGAAGAGATCGTGAATTTAAAACAagcaaaaaagagaaaaaaaattaatccagTGGGTTCTGACAGCGACTGA
- the IntS3 gene encoding integrator complex subunit 3 isoform X1, which produces MEQAKTPASRLLSTSCIENKDDLEEKFERCYTVLQNLTAGLSEKEAHDTLNNAVCKDKTHEEVSLGLLVVILTDPQSAAKSYRDLTLITRDGLAIVLGHLNQLVLERYLRLNDVTRSQLLWLLREMIRTSVASVDNLCLSLLRHAAGGDISPRNLFLVDALLDIFQENRPWLDKFPFLVASIVYTYLRLIEDHNAPHLSGLRQKEVTFTVSLIRERMVDCLVIGRDLVRLLQNVARIPEFEALWKDMLLNPKSLCPNFNGVLQLLQTRTSRRFLQSRLTPDMERKLVFLTSQVRFGNHKRYQDWFQRQYLATPESQSLRCDLIRFIVGVIHPTNELLCSDIIPRWAVIGWLFTTCTSTVAASNAKLALFYDWLFFEPEKDNIMNIEPAILVMHNSMRSHPPVTATLLDFLCRIIPNFYPPLTEKVRNGIFSSLRQILEKRVLPSLYPLFDSPKLDRELRSKIRETFKEFCLPPNADPAGNKVPVYSGKMEELNKDLTPGAILENAANAPVENNHVNQDPEPAFSDEEEEIPLRIVTKVEEEDEEDVPLANVKLKNEQKNTNCVVKKEDITSQLNLILEPELRTAVDSLHSETDNEVRCQTMERIVQMVVEDEIDAETIPGLASCISTILSSQITSQIFPTDNLNEEALTDSISTPLFVMFRNQFQLCKEEDNRRKLLARVLAEMQNVQSRIGYLLLYFLKVWGREEEKREGEPSNVLNDVKASVYKDFCAHREKKLDACLVSDLKLCHEDNIFMLCYLVPDIYMGFQNVTLGNVQLLHLVVSTVDACQLQELVCQIMQGHLKMLKKESFTSLLTASLNWETFEQYCFWQLIFAHDFPIDYVLPVLPKLQFRDHAEALTSILLMLKQEKPTLELLRQLLARQNVDGDMFVVAALRYWCRDYEEKLGELLANLLSTRYPATSPNKRKRSGGKHNQQPGPPSGEQVLGHLDQLRQHCTSSAELQLYHSEGMQRALQQAQAASSDSLRKSYGDLFALAEVNEENEPPPPPPTSSARKHAAASTGAGGGAGKGGHRKTGANTRERSSSKRPPPRYHLTSTSSSEEEEIVNLKQAKKRKKINPVGSDSD; this is translated from the exons ATGGAACAGGCGAAAACTCCCGCGTCCCGGCTACTTAGCACGAGTTGCATAGAGAATAAGGACGACTTGGAAGAG AAATTTGAAAGATGTTATACAGTGCTTCAGAACCTGACTGCAGGACTGTCAGAAAAAGAAGCCCATGATACGCTAAACAATGCTGTGTGTAAGGATAAAACACACGAAGAAGTTTCATTAGGGTTGTTGGTAGTCATTCTGACAGATCCCCAGAGTGCTGCAAAAAGTTATAGAGACTTGACATTAATTACCAGAGATGGTCTTGCAATTGTATTAGGACATCTTAATCAATTAGTACTTGAAAGATACCTGCGACTGAATGATGTGACCAGAAGTCAGCTATTATGGCTCCTAAGAGAAATGATAAGAACTAGTGTAGCTAGTGTGGATAATCTTTGTTTAAGTTTATTAAGGCATGCAGCTGGTGGAGATATTTCaccaagaaatttatttttagttgatGCACTTTTAGATATTTTTCAAGAGAATAGGCCTTGGTTGGATAAGTTTCCTTTTTTAGTAGCATCTATTGTTTATACTTATTTGCGATTAATAGAAGATCATAATGCACCTCATTTATCCGGTTTGCGTCAGAAAGAAGTTACCTTTACTGTATCTCTGATAAGAGAACGTATGGTTGATTGCTTAGTTATTGGAag gGATTTGGTACGcttattgcaaaatgttgccCGAATACCGGAGTTCGAGGCACTTTGGAAAGATATGCTTCTAAATCCAAAATCACTTTGCCCAAATTTTAACGGAGTCCTTCAACTTTTACAAACTAGAACTTCTAGAAGGTTTCTACAATCGAGACTTACTCCAGATATGGAAAGAAAACTAGTATTTTTAACAAGTCAAGTTCGTTTTGGTAATCACAAACGATACCAAGATTGGTTTCAAAGGCAGTACCTGGCCACACCAGAATCGCAGTCATTACGATGCGATCTTATACGATTTATCGTTGGTGTTATTCATCCGACAAATGAGTTGTTGTGTTCAGATATTATACCGCGGTGGGCAGTAATAGGCTGGTTATTCACCACTTGCACATCAACCGTAGCTGCAAGTAACGCTAAGTTGGCATTATTTTATGATTGGTTATTTTTTGAGCCAGAAAAAGATAATATTATGAATATCGAACCGGCAATTCTTGTAATGCACAATTCTATGAGATCCCATCCACCTGTCACTGCCACATTGCTAGACTTTTTATGTAGG ATTATACCAAACTTTTACCCACCTTTAACCGAGAAAGTGAGGAATGGAATCTTTTCGTCGTTAAGACAGATTTTAGAGAAAAGGGTTTTGCCAAGTCTTTATCCTCTATTTGACAGTCCGAAGTTAGATCGCGAATTAAGGAGTAAAATAAGAGAAACGTTTAAGGAATTCTGCTTACCACCTAATGCAGATCCCG CAGGAAATAAGGTTCCTGTATATTCAGGTAAAATGGAGGAACTTAATAAGGATCTTACACCAGGAGCCATACTGGAGAATGCAGCAAATGCGCCAGTTGAAAACAATCACGTAAATCAAGACCCAGAACCAGCTTTCagtgatgaagaagaagagatacCGCTAAG GATAGTGACTAAAGTAGAagaagaggatgaagaagatGTTCCATTAGCGAATGTGAAATTGAAGAACGAACAGAAAAATACAAACTGTGTTGTGAAAAAAGAAGACATTACATCtcagttaaatttaattttagaaccAGAATTAAGGACTGCTGTGGACAGTTTGCACAGTGAAACAGACAATGAAGTGAGGTGTCAGACAATGGAAAGGATAGTACAAATGGTGGTAGAAGATGAAATAGACGCGGAAACTATACCAGGATTGGCTTCTTGCATATCAACTATCTTATCCTCACAAATTACCTCCCAAATATTTCCAACAGATAATTTGAATGAAGAAGCCTTGACTGATAGTATAAGCACACCGTTGTTCGTTATGTTTCGAAATCAGTTTCAGTTGTGTAAAGAAGAGGACAATAGGCGGAAGCTTCTAGCTCGGGTATTAGCAGAGATGCAAAACGTCCAATCAAGAATAGGTTATCTTTTACTTTACTTTTTGAAAGTATGGGGCAGGGAAGAAGAAAAGCGAGAAGGTGAACCAAG CAATGTATTAAATGATGTTAAGGCGTCGGTATATAAAGATTTTTGTGCACATCGAGAAAAGAAGTTAGATGCCTGTTTGGTATCTGATTTAAAG ctGTGCCACGAGGATAACATATTTATGCTTTGTTATCTTGTGCCTGATATATACATGGGATTTCAAAATGTGACTTTAGGAAATGTTCAGTTATTGCATTTGGTGGTGTCGACCGTTGATGCATGTCAATTACAAGAATTAGTCTGTCAAATAATGCAAGGTCACTTAAAAATGTTAAAGAAGGAATCGTTTACGTCATTATTAACAGCAAGTTTAAATTGGGAAACATTTGAACAATACTGTTTTTGGCAACTTATTTTTGCCCACGACTTTCCAATCGATTATGTACTGCCTGTTTTACCTAAACTACAATTCCGTGACCATGCAGAAGCATTAACATCGATATTGCTTATGCTGAAACAAGAAAA GCCAACGTTAGAACTTTTACGACAATTGCTTGCACGACAAAACGTGGACGGAGACATGTTCGTTGTAGCAGCGTTACGTTATTGGTGTCGCGATTACGAAGAAAAACTTGGAGAATTGCTTGCGAATCTTTTAAGCACTCGTTATCCTGCTACTAGtccaaataaaagaaaacgatcGGGTGGTAAACACAACCAACAACCTGGTCCACCCAGCGGTGAACAGGTCCTTGGGCATTTGGATCAATTACGACAACATTGCACATCGTCTGCTGAATTGCAGCTGTATCATTCCGAAGGAATGCAAAGAGCTTTGCAACAAGCACAAGCGGCTAGTAGCGATTCGTTAAGAAAAAGTTATGGAGATTTATTCGCTCTGGCGGAAGTTAACGAGGAAAATGAGCCTCCCCCACCTCCGCCAACAAGTTCAGCACGAAAACATGCAGCAGCGTCGACTGGAGCCGGCGGAGGTGCTGGTAAAGGAGGTCATAGAAAAACTGGTGCTAATACGAGGGAAAGATCTAGTTCCAAAAGGCCGCCTCCTCGATATCATCTTACCAGTACATCTAGCAGTGAG GAGGAAGAGATCGTGAATTTAAAACAagcaaaaaagagaaaaaaaattaatccagTGGGTTCTGACAGCGACTGA